One Syntrophorhabdales bacterium genomic region harbors:
- a CDS encoding phosphomannose isomerase type II C-terminal cupin domain, protein MREEDHRPWGYFCVLEDAPRHKVKRIVVDPGQRLSLQRHGRRREHWFVLEGEALVTRDQEEIQLVSGHAISIPEGAWHRVKNIGSIPLVFVEVQTGDYFGEDDIVRAEDDYGRS, encoded by the coding sequence ATGCGTGAGGAGGATCACCGGCCCTGGGGCTACTTCTGCGTTCTTGAGGATGCCCCACGCCATAAGGTAAAGAGAATCGTGGTTGACCCTGGGCAGAGACTCTCTCTTCAGCGGCACGGGCGCAGAAGAGAACACTGGTTTGTGCTCGAGGGCGAGGCGCTGGTCACCAGAGACCAAGAGGAGATTCAACTCGTTTCGGGTCACGCGATAAGTATCCCGGAGGGGGCGTGGCATCGCGTTAAGAACATAGGGAGTATACCGTTGGTTTTCGTCGAGGTCCAAACAGGGGATTACTTCGGCGAAGATGATATAGTTCGCGCAGAAGACGACTACGGCCGGTCTTAG
- a CDS encoding aminopeptidase: protein MERQSAWKKKTKSDIDQIFTFCDGYKEFLDLAKTEREAARFIGEALKQKGFADGSALGRMFRVNKGKAVMAWLPGKADPAEGLRIIIAHIDAPRLDLKQNPLYEDLDLALLHTHYYGGIKKYQWVAMPLAIHGVIVRADGSTVELAIGEDEKDPVFVIDDLLPHLSRKTQDEKKLSEAIDGEKLTVLFGSLPLVGEEKNAVKGQILTLLNERYGVVEEDFISAEIEIVPAFKARDVGLDRSMIGAYGQDDRASAYPLLRAICDTETPAHPALAIFVDKEEIGSEGDTGAKSRFIKIYLHEMLGASGLTVSDVTVERILFDSKAISADVNGPVNPNWQEVHEKQNACYLGGGICVTKFTGHGGKVGASDAHAEYVGEIRRLFAKQNIIWQTGELGKIDEGGGGTVAKYLAEYGMDVIDMGVPLLTMHSPFEISSKLDIYESYLAFKAFLAS, encoded by the coding sequence ATGGAAAGACAATCAGCCTGGAAAAAGAAAACAAAATCAGACATCGACCAGATCTTTACTTTCTGTGATGGTTACAAGGAGTTTCTCGACCTGGCGAAAACAGAGCGGGAAGCCGCCCGATTCATAGGCGAGGCGCTGAAACAGAAGGGCTTTGCGGACGGCTCCGCTTTGGGAAGAATGTTCCGCGTCAACAAAGGCAAGGCAGTCATGGCATGGCTGCCCGGAAAGGCCGATCCCGCAGAAGGCTTACGCATCATCATTGCTCACATTGATGCTCCGAGGCTCGATTTGAAGCAAAACCCGCTCTACGAGGACCTCGATCTTGCACTCCTGCACACACATTACTATGGGGGCATCAAGAAGTACCAGTGGGTGGCAATGCCCTTGGCCATCCATGGCGTGATTGTGAGGGCTGACGGAAGTACCGTGGAATTGGCAATCGGAGAAGATGAGAAAGACCCCGTTTTTGTCATAGATGATCTTCTGCCTCACCTGTCGAGAAAGACCCAGGATGAGAAGAAGCTCTCCGAAGCTATCGATGGCGAGAAGTTGACCGTGCTCTTCGGGAGTTTGCCGCTGGTGGGCGAGGAAAAGAATGCGGTCAAGGGTCAGATCCTGACGCTCCTCAATGAACGGTACGGTGTGGTGGAGGAAGACTTTATCAGCGCCGAGATCGAGATCGTTCCGGCATTTAAAGCGCGGGATGTGGGTCTCGACAGGAGCATGATCGGTGCGTACGGGCAGGATGACAGGGCATCAGCCTATCCGCTCCTCAGGGCAATTTGTGACACGGAAACCCCCGCGCATCCGGCTCTCGCGATCTTCGTTGACAAAGAAGAGATCGGGTCAGAGGGCGATACCGGCGCCAAGTCGCGCTTCATAAAGATTTATCTGCACGAGATGTTGGGCGCCTCAGGCCTTACCGTGTCTGATGTAACCGTGGAGCGCATACTCTTTGATTCGAAGGCGATAAGCGCGGATGTCAACGGGCCTGTGAATCCCAATTGGCAGGAAGTCCATGAAAAACAGAACGCCTGCTATCTGGGAGGCGGTATTTGCGTGACGAAATTTACCGGGCACGGCGGAAAAGTAGGCGCCAGCGATGCTCACGCAGAATATGTAGGAGAGATCAGGCGTCTTTTTGCCAAACAAAATATCATCTGGCAGACAGGAGAACTGGGTAAAATCGATGAGGGAGGAGGTGGAACTGTGGCGAAGTATCTAGCCGAATACGGCATGGATGTTATCGATATGGGAGTACCCCTTCTCACCATGCATTCCCCCTTTGAAATTTCCAGCAAACTGGACATTTATGAATCTTACCTGGCCTTTAAGGCCTTTCTGGCATCGTAA
- the lon gene encoding endopeptidase La — translation MIEVETVKIPDVLPLLPVRDMVMYPSVTLPLFLGREMSINAVEKSLSTDRLILVAAQKDLTDEDPLPARIYSLGVVSQIMRMLRLPDGRIKILVQGLKRAEIARYTQERPTYLVELRTIEEPIITEITLEIEALMRYVKEEMEKVVSMGRMISPDVLLVLDTIDEPGRFADIACANLGLPVGKAQEILEVVDPIERLKKLSEIIGKEIQLLNMQAKILSTAKEEMTKSQRDYFLREQIKAIRTELGEVDEREDEAKDLRKRVKKAKMPKDVEKEIKKQIERLEMMHPDAVESNMLRTYVEWVVELPWSCSTKDNIQVAKVKRTLDEDHYGLDKVKERILEFLSVIKLKGVMKGPILCFVGPPGVGKTSLGRSIARAMGRNFLRISLGGMKDEAEIRGHRRTYVGALPGRIIQGLKQAGTNNPVFMLDEIDKIGMDFRGDPASALLEVLDPEQNCAFSDHYLNLPFDLSKVMFITTANRIDTIPPALEDRMEVISLPGYTEREKMMIAKKYLIPKQMKENGLSRRMLAFSDSTVEKLIRDYTREAGVRGLEREIAAVARKVAKRIAEGNKKKVMVTPQNLHSFLGPLKFMPETAISTDIPGVACGLAWTETGGELLFVEASSRKGRRELTLTGSMGDVMKESAQAALTYIKAKAKQLGIPQQSFDELEMHIHVPQGAIPKDGPSAGITMAVAMISALTKKIVAPKIAMTGEITLTGRVLPVGGLKEKTLAALRARLKKVIIPEENLKDLEEIPDYVKEKITFLPVKDMDDVVKLLFSAPQRSRRRLPGKRVHRERSLLLRERRPR, via the coding sequence ATGATCGAAGTCGAAACGGTGAAAATACCGGACGTACTGCCACTGCTCCCTGTTCGGGACATGGTGATGTACCCTTCGGTGACTCTCCCTCTATTTTTGGGTCGGGAGATGTCGATTAACGCGGTAGAAAAATCCCTGTCGACAGATCGTCTTATTCTCGTCGCAGCGCAGAAGGATCTGACCGATGAGGACCCCCTGCCCGCACGGATCTACTCCCTTGGCGTCGTGTCTCAAATCATGCGCATGCTGCGACTTCCGGACGGCAGGATCAAGATACTGGTGCAAGGCTTGAAAAGGGCCGAGATCGCTCGTTACACGCAGGAACGACCCACCTACCTAGTGGAATTAAGGACCATCGAGGAACCGATCATCACCGAGATCACCCTGGAAATCGAAGCGCTGATGCGTTATGTGAAGGAAGAGATGGAGAAGGTCGTCTCTATGGGAAGGATGATCTCTCCTGACGTGCTCCTCGTACTCGATACTATCGACGAGCCCGGAAGATTTGCCGACATAGCGTGCGCGAATCTGGGGTTACCTGTTGGAAAGGCTCAGGAAATACTTGAGGTCGTCGATCCCATCGAGCGGCTGAAGAAGCTTTCGGAGATCATCGGTAAGGAAATTCAGCTTCTCAACATGCAGGCAAAAATACTCTCCACTGCAAAAGAGGAGATGACCAAGAGTCAACGGGATTACTTCCTCAGGGAGCAGATAAAGGCGATACGGACTGAACTCGGCGAAGTAGACGAGCGCGAGGATGAAGCAAAGGATCTCAGGAAACGCGTCAAGAAGGCTAAGATGCCCAAGGACGTGGAGAAGGAAATAAAGAAGCAGATCGAACGCCTGGAGATGATGCACCCGGATGCTGTGGAATCGAACATGCTCCGGACCTATGTAGAATGGGTCGTTGAACTTCCCTGGAGCTGCTCGACGAAAGATAACATCCAGGTAGCGAAGGTAAAGAGAACGCTCGACGAAGACCACTACGGTCTGGACAAGGTAAAAGAAAGAATCCTCGAATTTCTGAGCGTTATCAAACTCAAGGGTGTCATGAAGGGCCCGATACTCTGCTTTGTCGGTCCTCCGGGCGTGGGGAAGACCTCGCTGGGCCGGTCGATTGCCAGGGCCATGGGGAGGAATTTCTTGAGAATTTCGCTTGGAGGCATGAAGGATGAGGCTGAAATAAGGGGCCACAGGAGAACCTATGTGGGCGCTCTGCCCGGACGCATCATCCAGGGCCTCAAGCAGGCAGGCACAAACAATCCTGTGTTCATGCTCGATGAAATAGACAAGATTGGTATGGATTTCAGAGGCGACCCGGCGAGCGCGTTGCTTGAAGTGCTGGATCCGGAACAGAACTGCGCGTTCAGCGACCACTACCTGAACCTGCCTTTTGACCTGTCTAAAGTAATGTTCATCACCACGGCGAACCGGATTGACACAATTCCACCTGCGCTCGAGGATAGGATGGAGGTCATTTCCCTTCCGGGCTACACAGAGCGAGAGAAGATGATGATAGCCAAGAAGTACCTCATCCCGAAACAGATGAAAGAGAACGGGTTGAGCAGGAGGATGCTCGCTTTCAGTGACAGTACCGTGGAGAAACTCATTCGGGATTACACCAGAGAGGCAGGTGTACGAGGCCTCGAGCGGGAGATTGCAGCTGTCGCCCGTAAGGTCGCGAAGCGGATCGCCGAGGGAAACAAGAAGAAAGTGATGGTCACCCCTCAGAACCTGCACAGTTTTCTCGGGCCCTTGAAATTTATGCCCGAGACAGCCATTTCGACCGATATACCCGGCGTGGCGTGTGGCCTTGCATGGACTGAAACGGGCGGTGAACTGCTTTTTGTGGAAGCCTCTTCCAGAAAAGGAAGAAGGGAGCTCACGCTTACAGGCAGCATGGGAGACGTGATGAAAGAGTCAGCGCAGGCCGCGCTCACATACATAAAAGCCAAGGCGAAACAGCTCGGCATCCCACAACAGAGCTTCGACGAGCTTGAGATGCACATCCATGTCCCACAGGGTGCGATCCCTAAAGACGGCCCCTCGGCGGGCATCACCATGGCTGTGGCCATGATCAGCGCCCTCACCAAAAAAATAGTCGCACCCAAGATCGCGATGACCGGCGAGATCACATTAACAGGACGGGTACTTCCGGTTGGCGGTCTCAAAGAGAAGACGCTTGCCGCCCTTCGGGCGCGATTAAAGAAAGTAATCATCCCGGAGGAGAATCTGAAAGACCTGGAAGAGATTCCCGACTACGTAAAAGAGAAAATAACGTTTCTCCCTGTCAAAGACATGGACGACGTCGTAAAGCTCCTTTTCAGCGCGCCGCAGCGCAGCAGGCGGCGCCTGCCGGGAAAGAGGGTGCATCGTGAAAGAAGCCTCCTTCTACGAGAAAGGCGACCACGGTAA
- the amrS gene encoding AmmeMemoRadiSam system radical SAM enzyme, whose protein sequence is MKEASFYEKGDHGNVHCYLCRHHCRISEGKRGICGVRENKGGTLYTLVYAKPCSWHVDPVEKKPLFHYFPGSKAFSIATVGCNFRCLHCQNHEISQLPTDQGIIDGESFTPEDVVDYAEKTGCRSISYTYTEPTMFYEYAFDIARLAKQRNISNNFVTNGYIEKEPLAAIRPYLDAANIDLKSISGDFYKRVCGARVEGVLESIRNYKTLGIWTEITTLVIPGLNDSDEEFHALARFIRDEVGPETPWHISAFHPTYKLTDAPPTPSKLLIKARQIGVATGLRYVYTGNIPGLDGEHTYCYQCKKPLIKRYGFAVTEYSVEAGACKFCGARLDGIGL, encoded by the coding sequence GTGAAAGAAGCCTCCTTCTACGAGAAAGGCGACCACGGTAACGTACATTGTTACCTCTGCAGACATCATTGCCGGATAAGCGAAGGTAAGCGGGGGATATGCGGAGTCAGAGAAAATAAAGGCGGCACTCTCTATACGCTCGTCTATGCAAAACCCTGCTCGTGGCACGTCGATCCCGTCGAAAAGAAACCCCTGTTCCACTATTTTCCAGGGTCAAAAGCTTTCTCCATCGCTACGGTCGGCTGCAACTTCCGCTGCTTGCATTGTCAGAACCACGAGATATCCCAACTGCCGACAGATCAGGGCATCATAGACGGAGAATCCTTTACGCCCGAGGATGTCGTGGATTATGCAGAAAAGACCGGTTGCCGCAGCATATCGTACACGTACACCGAACCGACAATGTTTTACGAGTATGCCTTTGACATCGCCAGGCTTGCAAAACAACGTAATATTTCTAATAACTTCGTAACCAACGGGTATATTGAGAAGGAGCCTCTCGCGGCGATACGACCCTATCTCGATGCAGCCAACATCGACCTGAAGTCTATTTCGGGCGATTTTTACAAAAGAGTCTGCGGAGCTCGTGTAGAAGGTGTCCTAGAATCGATCAGGAACTACAAAACCCTCGGGATCTGGACCGAGATAACCACGCTCGTTATCCCGGGTCTCAATGACAGCGATGAGGAGTTCCACGCATTAGCCCGATTTATCCGGGACGAAGTCGGGCCGGAAACCCCCTGGCACATAAGCGCATTCCATCCTACCTACAAACTTACCGACGCTCCTCCTACGCCATCGAAATTATTAATAAAAGCACGACAGATCGGCGTCGCAACAGGGTTGCGCTACGTATATACGGGCAACATCCCTGGTCTTGACGGGGAACATACTTACTGCTACCAGTGCAAAAAGCCACTCATAAAAAGATACGGGTTCGCCGTCACAGAGTATAGTGTGGAGGCAGGCGCTTGCAAGTTTTGCGGCGCGAGACTGGACGGCATCGGGCTCTGA
- a CDS encoding RNA-binding protein gives MQGSKLFIGNLSYSVDKEKLRELFAAYGEVTNVTVIEGKGFGFVEMATPEAAEKAKAGLNGTQLQGRTMNVDEARPQRDKDKGRRSGGPRRY, from the coding sequence ATGCAGGGGTCAAAATTGTTTATAGGAAATCTGAGTTATTCCGTTGACAAGGAGAAACTCAGGGAACTGTTCGCTGCTTACGGCGAAGTGACAAATGTTACAGTGATTGAAGGGAAGGGGTTCGGATTTGTGGAGATGGCGACACCTGAGGCTGCGGAAAAAGCAAAAGCGGGGTTGAATGGGACACAGCTTCAGGGCCGCACAATGAATGTTGATGAGGCCCGTCCGCAGCGGGACAAAGATAAAGGAAGAAGAAGCGGCGGCCCAAGAAGATACTAA
- the rpsU gene encoding 30S ribosomal protein S21, with translation MYVHVDDGNIEKAIKTLKRLMQKEGVLKEIKRRSFYEKPSERERRKQREARKRRLKAERRKSWKA, from the coding sequence GTGTACGTACACGTTGACGACGGCAACATAGAAAAAGCAATAAAGACGCTGAAGCGTCTGATGCAGAAGGAAGGCGTTCTCAAAGAGATCAAGAGGAGAAGTTTTTATGAGAAACCTTCGGAGAGGGAACGGCGCAAGCAGAGGGAAGCAAGGAAGCGGCGGCTGAAAGCGGAACGAAGGAAGTCCTGGAAAGCTTAG
- a CDS encoding MFS transporter has protein sequence MNDKQLQKTSAWSPLLQPVFCGLWIAALFSNIGSWMHDVAGAWLMTSLAPKPIMVALMQTASTLPLFLLGLPAGAMADVTDRRRLLIFFQLWMSVAAAVIGLFTVGGLTTPVLLLVLTFVLQIGGALSGPVWQAIVPELVPRTDLHAAVALGAMGFNVSRAIGPALGGLLAAALGPGAVFLLNAVSFLGVVAVIYHWRRPVPESALPTERFFAAIRTGMRYVVHAPELHALFMPAFLFAFCASALWGLLPLLARESLGLSSFGYGVLLGCLGTGAVVGAFILPKVRRQISAEHLVALAQLLFALVLIGLAVLRNALLVGLLMGVGGVAWLSLFSTLTAGVQLAVPSWVRGRAMASYGIVFFGGLAGGSALWGMVASFTDISAALLIAAVALGVALVFNLRYRMPVGENLDLTPSARWRETERVSPETPPDQGPVLVTIEYKIDPLSAREFAQAMRSMRRIRLRDGALQWGLFRDTADVSRYVEFFIVESWLEHLRQHERFTVSDLAAAKLVRSFHIGEAAPTVSHLLYAYGSESKSGVDGEK, from the coding sequence GTGAACGATAAGCAACTGCAAAAAACGTCCGCGTGGTCTCCTCTCCTCCAGCCGGTCTTTTGTGGGCTCTGGATTGCTGCCCTGTTTTCCAACATAGGGTCATGGATGCATGATGTTGCGGGAGCCTGGCTCATGACCTCTCTTGCGCCGAAACCGATCATGGTGGCGCTGATGCAGACAGCGAGTACACTGCCGCTTTTTCTCCTCGGTTTGCCTGCGGGTGCGATGGCGGACGTGACCGATCGCCGCCGTCTCCTCATTTTCTTCCAGTTGTGGATGAGTGTTGCAGCGGCTGTTATCGGACTGTTTACAGTGGGAGGGCTCACAACCCCCGTACTGCTTTTGGTTCTTACCTTTGTTCTCCAGATAGGGGGTGCCCTCTCGGGTCCCGTGTGGCAGGCTATTGTGCCTGAACTGGTACCCCGAACGGATCTGCACGCGGCAGTGGCTCTGGGCGCTATGGGATTTAATGTCTCCCGTGCGATAGGTCCCGCTCTGGGCGGCCTGCTGGCAGCTGCTTTGGGACCGGGCGCTGTCTTTCTGCTCAACGCAGTCTCTTTTCTCGGGGTAGTCGCCGTGATTTACCATTGGCGGAGGCCGGTACCGGAGAGCGCTCTGCCGACGGAGCGATTTTTTGCCGCAATACGCACCGGCATGCGCTACGTTGTCCACGCCCCGGAACTGCACGCGCTTTTTATGCCCGCATTTCTCTTCGCCTTTTGCGCCAGCGCCCTGTGGGGTCTTCTACCATTGCTCGCGCGTGAAAGCCTGGGGCTCAGTTCATTCGGATACGGTGTGCTGCTTGGATGTTTGGGTACGGGTGCTGTGGTGGGAGCATTTATCCTGCCGAAAGTGCGGCGGCAGATCTCTGCAGAGCACCTCGTTGCACTGGCGCAGCTCCTTTTCGCGCTGGTCCTTATTGGTCTTGCAGTCCTGCGTAACGCTCTCCTTGTTGGGTTGCTGATGGGCGTAGGGGGCGTGGCCTGGCTATCGCTCTTCTCCACGCTGACTGCAGGGGTACAGTTGGCGGTACCCTCCTGGGTGCGCGGACGGGCGATGGCCAGTTATGGCATTGTGTTTTTCGGAGGACTGGCTGGAGGCAGTGCTCTCTGGGGCATGGTCGCCTCATTCACAGATATTTCCGCTGCTCTGCTTATTGCCGCCGTGGCACTTGGGGTGGCTCTCGTCTTCAATTTGCGTTACCGGATGCCAGTCGGGGAAAATCTCGATCTTACGCCCTCCGCGCGTTGGCGCGAAACAGAGAGAGTCTCGCCGGAGACACCTCCTGACCAAGGACCCGTGCTCGTGACCATCGAATATAAGATTGATCCACTGTCCGCGCGCGAGTTCGCTCAAGCCATGCGCTCCATGCGCCGCATTCGCCTGCGGGACGGGGCACTCCAGTGGGGACTGTTCCGCGACACCGCGGATGTTTCCCGCTACGTTGAATTCTTCATTGTTGAGTCCTGGCTCGAGCACTTGCGCCAACATGAGCGTTTCACCGTCTCCGACCTGGCCGCGGCAAAACTCGTCCGATCCTTTCATATTGGAGAGGCTGCGCCTACAGTGTCTCACCTTCTCTACGCGTACGGGTCGGAGAGCAAGTCTGGTGTGGACGGTGAAAAATAA